The Pirellulales bacterium genome has a segment encoding these proteins:
- a CDS encoding putative collagen-binding domain-containing protein: MDSLVVRFARRLLPLLLIGAMARSAPAGEPIALHPDHPHYFLFRGKPTVLITSGEHYGAVLNGGFDYIPYLDELHSRGFNLTRTFSGTYREQPSSFNIEDNPLSPSSENFVCPFAISDTPGAAAGGAKFDLTRWNDAYFARLKDFVAQAGKRGIVVELSLFCAMYDDGLWKLSPLNPANIINPVEAVSRQDVYTTRHPKHLALQEALVRKIVGELKDADNVYFEICNEPYFGFVSSEWNDRIAGVIAGAEKDRPHRHLISQNIANGSQVVKAPNPNVSILNFHYAKPPNSVAENFGLRRAIADDETGFSGTGEAAYRVEAWDFVISGGAVFDNLDYSFTPKHPDGTFQHTRSPGGGGPAFRRQLQTLKQFVESFDFVKMSPDDGVIRGGTPDKATARALVQRGAQYAIYIRGGTKADLRVELPSGNYEATWLHPSSGETSPVERFAHSGGVRTFASPNYADDIALAIRRR, translated from the coding sequence ATGGACAGTCTGGTTGTGCGATTTGCGCGCCGGTTGCTGCCGCTACTTTTGATCGGCGCCATGGCCCGCTCGGCGCCGGCCGGCGAACCGATTGCGCTGCATCCGGATCATCCGCACTACTTCTTGTTTCGCGGCAAGCCGACGGTGCTGATCACGTCCGGCGAGCACTACGGCGCCGTGCTCAATGGAGGATTCGATTACATTCCGTATCTCGACGAACTGCACTCCCGCGGCTTTAACCTGACGCGGACTTTCAGCGGCACGTATCGCGAACAGCCGAGTTCGTTCAACATCGAAGATAATCCGCTCAGCCCGTCTTCGGAAAACTTTGTTTGTCCGTTTGCGATCAGCGACACTCCGGGGGCGGCGGCCGGGGGCGCCAAGTTCGATTTGACCCGCTGGAACGACGCTTATTTCGCGCGGCTCAAGGATTTCGTCGCCCAGGCCGGCAAGCGCGGCATTGTCGTTGAATTGAGCCTGTTTTGCGCGATGTACGACGACGGGCTGTGGAAGCTCAGCCCGCTGAATCCGGCAAACATCATCAATCCCGTGGAAGCGGTCAGCCGGCAGGACGTGTATACGACGCGCCACCCCAAGCATCTCGCATTGCAAGAGGCGCTGGTGCGCAAGATCGTCGGCGAGCTGAAAGACGCCGACAACGTGTATTTCGAGATTTGCAACGAGCCGTATTTCGGCTTTGTATCCAGCGAGTGGAACGACCGCATCGCCGGCGTAATCGCCGGGGCGGAAAAGGACCGGCCGCACCGGCATCTGATTTCGCAGAATATCGCCAACGGATCGCAGGTCGTGAAGGCTCCCAATCCAAACGTGTCGATTCTCAATTTCCATTATGCGAAGCCGCCCAACAGCGTGGCGGAGAATTTTGGATTGCGGCGCGCGATCGCCGACGACGAGACGGGCTTCAGCGGAACGGGCGAGGCGGCCTATCGCGTCGAAGCGTGGGATTTCGTGATTTCCGGCGGGGCCGTGTTCGACAACCTCGACTATTCGTTCACCCCCAAACATCCCGACGGCACATTCCAGCACACGCGCTCGCCGGGCGGCGGCGGCCCCGCGTTCCGCCGTCAGCTTCAAACGCTCAAGCAGTTCGTCGAGTCGTTCGATTTCGTAAAAATGTCGCCGGACGACGGCGTAATCCGCGGCGGAACGCCCGACAAGGCGACCGCCCGCGCGCTAGTCCAACGCGGCGCCCAATACGCGATCTATATCCGCGGCGGGACGAAGGCCGATTTGCGAGTGGAACTGCCGTCCGGCAACTACGAAGCAACCTGGCTGCATCCGTCGTCGGGCGAAACATCGCCAGTCGAAAGATTTGCGCACTCCGGCGGAGTACGCACGTTCGCGTCGCCGAACTACGCCGACGATATCGCGCTGGCAATCCGCCGGCGCTGA
- the trpA gene encoding tryptophan synthase subunit alpha, with protein MSAIDDLFRKLRGSGRKALMPFVTAGDPDLAFTAAVLREIARRGASLCELGIPYSDPIADGPVIQASYTRALSKKIRLDQILAMVRELKPAFGPPLVSMVSYAIVYRHGLEKYVADAQAAGLAGAIVPDLPVEESGALSRICRAADFSLIQLVTPTTPRPRAIRIAETSTGFLYYVSVTGITGERGELPPELMENVAWIREQTPLPVCIGFGISGPEHVRRLAPVADGLIVGSAVVRRIAAASETGTPRETVLADVGNYVAELLSALTS; from the coding sequence GTGTCTGCGATTGATGATCTTTTTCGAAAGCTTCGTGGTAGCGGGCGGAAGGCGTTGATGCCGTTCGTCACTGCCGGCGATCCGGATCTGGCCTTCACCGCCGCGGTGCTGCGCGAAATTGCTCGCCGCGGTGCGAGCCTCTGCGAACTTGGCATTCCCTATAGCGACCCGATCGCCGATGGGCCCGTGATTCAGGCTTCGTATACGCGGGCTTTGTCGAAAAAAATCCGCCTCGATCAGATTCTAGCGATGGTTCGCGAACTCAAGCCGGCGTTCGGGCCGCCACTGGTGTCGATGGTCAGCTACGCGATCGTCTACCGGCATGGATTGGAAAAATACGTGGCCGATGCGCAGGCTGCCGGATTGGCCGGCGCGATCGTGCCCGATCTGCCGGTCGAGGAATCCGGGGCCCTCTCGCGGATTTGCCGCGCCGCCGATTTCAGCTTGATCCAATTGGTCACTCCGACCACGCCACGGCCGCGGGCGATTCGCATCGCCGAAACTTCGACCGGATTCCTCTACTATGTGAGCGTGACGGGCATTACCGGCGAGCGGGGCGAACTTCCGCCGGAGTTGATGGAAAACGTCGCCTGGATTCGCGAACAAACGCCGCTGCCGGTGTGCATCGGCTTCGGGATTAGCGGCCCGGAACACGTCCGGCGCCTCGCCCCCGTGGCCGACGGCCTGATCGTCGGCTCGGCCGTGGTTCGGCGCATCGCCGCGGCAAGCGAGACGGGGACGCCCCGCGAGACCGTATTGGCCGACGTCGGCAATTATGTCGCTGAATTGCTGTCCGCACTTACTTCGTGA
- the trpB gene encoding tryptophan synthase subunit beta, whose product MPSAPQSPLPAATAHVPDQLGRFGEFGGRFVPETLIRALDDLAVQYEQIHADKAFQAELSDLLKHYVGRPSPLYHAKRLSEKNGGAQIYLKREDLNHTGAHKINNTLGQALLTVRMGKRRVIAETGAGQHGVATATACARFGLECVVYMGEEDIRRQRPNVFSMKLLGAEVRPVSSGSRTLRDAINEAMRDWMSSVATTHYILGSVVGPHPFPRMVRDFQAVIGQETIAQCREQLGRMPNSVVACVGGGSNSAGMFYPFVEVPGVELIGVEAGGRSDQPGDHAATLSYGAPGVLHGSYSYVMQDAEGQTCDVHSVSAGLDYPGVGPEHSYWKDTGRVRYTSCRDDAALEAFDKLAKSEGILAALESSHAVAEGLRHAATRPAGEVVVVCLSGRGDKDAAEIARLRGIQFG is encoded by the coding sequence ATGCCGAGTGCGCCCCAATCACCTCTCCCCGCCGCCACTGCCCACGTTCCCGACCAGCTCGGCCGATTCGGCGAATTCGGCGGCCGCTTTGTGCCCGAAACGTTGATCCGCGCGCTCGACGATCTGGCGGTTCAATACGAGCAGATTCATGCCGACAAAGCCTTTCAGGCCGAACTGAGCGATCTACTAAAGCATTATGTCGGCCGGCCGTCGCCGCTCTACCACGCCAAGCGGCTCAGCGAAAAAAACGGCGGCGCCCAAATCTATCTCAAGCGCGAAGACCTGAACCACACCGGCGCCCATAAGATCAACAACACGCTCGGGCAAGCCCTGCTCACGGTTCGCATGGGCAAACGCCGCGTGATCGCCGAAACCGGCGCCGGCCAGCACGGTGTGGCGACGGCCACGGCCTGCGCGCGATTCGGCCTGGAATGCGTCGTTTATATGGGCGAGGAAGACATCCGCCGGCAGCGGCCAAACGTGTTCAGCATGAAGCTGCTCGGGGCCGAGGTGCGGCCGGTGTCGAGCGGCTCGCGAACGCTCCGCGACGCCATCAACGAAGCCATGCGCGATTGGATGAGTTCGGTGGCCACGACGCACTACATTCTCGGTTCGGTCGTCGGGCCGCATCCGTTTCCGCGGATGGTGCGCGATTTTCAAGCGGTCATCGGCCAGGAAACCATCGCACAATGCCGCGAGCAATTGGGCCGCATGCCGAATTCGGTCGTGGCCTGCGTCGGCGGCGGAAGCAATTCGGCGGGAATGTTTTATCCGTTCGTCGAAGTGCCGGGCGTCGAGTTGATCGGCGTCGAAGCCGGCGGCCGTAGCGATCAGCCGGGCGACCACGCGGCAACGCTTTCTTACGGCGCGCCCGGCGTGTTGCACGGCAGCTATAGCTATGTCATGCAAGATGCCGAGGGGCAGACGTGCGACGTGCACTCCGTTTCCGCGGGCTTGGATTATCCCGGAGTCGGGCCGGAACACAGTTATTGGAAAGACACGGGCCGCGTGCGCTACACCAGTTGCCGCGACGATGCGGCGCTCGAGGCATTCGACAAGCTGGCAAAATCGGAAGGAATACTGGCGGCGCTGGAAAGCTCGCATGCCGTGGCCGAGGGATTGCGACATGCCGCGACGCGGCCGGCAGGCGAAGTCGTCGTCGTGTGTCTCTCCGGCCGCGGCGACAAAGATGCCGCCGAAATCGCCCGTCTCCGTGGAATCCAATTCGGCTGA
- the mutM gene encoding bifunctional DNA-formamidopyrimidine glycosylase/DNA-(apurinic or apyrimidinic site) lyase: MPELPEVETMRRGILGIVGSRITAVERVRCRRKPISIEPELPKFRRTAVGATIREIGRIGKRVVVHLDRSAAIVFEPRMSGLVLLADPPTAEHLRFRITLAGGDSTELVYWDRRGLGSVRLVSEADLSERYSGKAIGPDALAISADELAARLAGSHRAVKVALLDQRALAGIGNLYAAEILHLARVHPGERCDELRSADWQRIHSAMHEVLEAAIHYEGSTLSDGTYRNALNRAGDYQKFHRVYGRKGEPCLDCGEANIERIVQAQRSTFFCPNCQRRRAARSIRAKKSRAKKSHAESRRGGGRG; this comes from the coding sequence ATGCCCGAATTACCTGAAGTTGAAACGATGCGGCGGGGGATTTTGGGGATTGTCGGTAGCCGGATCACTGCGGTCGAGCGGGTACGCTGCCGGCGGAAGCCGATTTCCATCGAACCGGAGTTGCCGAAATTTCGCCGCACGGCGGTCGGGGCCACGATTCGCGAAATCGGCCGGATCGGAAAACGCGTTGTCGTGCATTTAGACCGCTCGGCGGCAATCGTGTTCGAACCGCGCATGAGCGGGCTGGTGCTTCTGGCCGATCCGCCGACGGCCGAACATTTGCGGTTTCGCATCACGCTGGCCGGCGGCGATTCGACGGAGCTGGTGTATTGGGACCGCCGCGGGCTCGGCTCGGTTCGCTTGGTTTCCGAGGCCGATTTGAGCGAGCGATATAGCGGCAAGGCGATTGGCCCCGATGCCTTGGCCATTTCGGCCGACGAACTTGCCGCGCGGCTGGCCGGCAGTCACCGGGCCGTGAAAGTCGCCCTATTGGATCAACGCGCGCTGGCCGGGATCGGCAATTTGTACGCCGCCGAGATCCTTCACCTGGCCCGCGTTCATCCCGGCGAGCGTTGCGACGAACTCCGCTCAGCGGACTGGCAGCGGATCCATTCGGCCATGCACGAAGTGCTCGAGGCGGCGATTCACTACGAGGGCTCGACGCTTTCCGACGGCACCTATCGCAATGCCTTGAATCGCGCGGGCGACTATCAAAAGTTTCACCGCGTTTACGGCCGCAAGGGCGAACCGTGTCTGGATTGCGGCGAGGCGAATATCGAGCGAATCGTGCAAGCGCAGCGATCGACGTTCTTTTGCCCGAACTGCCAGCGGCGTCGTGCCGCGCGTTCGATAAGAGCGAAGAAATCTCGGGCGAAGAAATCTCACGCGGAGTCGCGGAGAGGCGGAGGGAGAGGTTGA
- a CDS encoding DUF3500 domain-containing protein: MSEKPERTCPDCDAEASWFNRRDFLRTTGTIAAAGAAATSLPVWAMADAAKPIVPDLKSKPESIVKSLYDSLHENQKSKICFGWDFTEEKRGLLRTRVSNNWNITPPSIGSDFFDKDQKQMIREVFEGLYQSDWVKRIDKQLKDDAGGYGKHQSIAIFGHPGIDKFEFVMTGRHLTIRCDGHSAEHVAFGGPIFYGHAASGFNEAATHPGNVFWPQALEANKVYSMLDERHKKLALVEHLPLEESVGFQGPKRTYPGCPVTEFSSDQKAELQRVLSMLLEPYRTSGQQDALRCLKEQGGLDKCALAFYREGDIGDDQVWDCWRLEGPSLVWYFRGSPHVHVWVNVADDPSVETNS, encoded by the coding sequence ATGTCCGAGAAGCCCGAACGCACTTGCCCCGATTGCGATGCCGAAGCCAGTTGGTTCAATCGCCGCGATTTTCTCCGCACCACCGGAACGATCGCCGCGGCTGGGGCGGCGGCTACGTCGTTGCCGGTTTGGGCGATGGCTGACGCGGCGAAGCCGATCGTGCCGGATCTGAAATCGAAGCCCGAGTCGATCGTCAAGTCGCTCTACGATTCGCTCCACGAAAACCAGAAGAGCAAGATTTGCTTCGGTTGGGATTTCACGGAAGAAAAGCGCGGGCTGCTGCGCACGCGCGTGTCGAACAATTGGAACATCACGCCTCCCTCCATCGGCTCCGATTTTTTCGACAAAGACCAGAAGCAAATGATCCGCGAGGTGTTCGAGGGACTCTATCAATCCGATTGGGTCAAGCGGATCGACAAGCAACTGAAAGACGATGCCGGCGGTTATGGAAAGCACCAAAGCATCGCCATCTTCGGCCATCCCGGAATCGACAAGTTCGAATTCGTCATGACCGGCCGGCATCTGACGATTCGTTGCGACGGCCATTCGGCCGAGCATGTTGCCTTCGGCGGCCCGATCTTTTATGGCCATGCCGCCAGCGGTTTCAACGAAGCGGCCACGCATCCGGGCAACGTTTTTTGGCCGCAAGCGCTCGAGGCCAACAAGGTTTATTCGATGCTCGATGAACGGCACAAGAAACTGGCCCTGGTCGAACACCTGCCGCTGGAAGAATCGGTCGGGTTTCAAGGACCGAAGCGCACCTATCCGGGCTGCCCGGTGACCGAGTTCTCCAGCGATCAAAAGGCCGAGTTGCAGCGAGTGCTTTCGATGCTTCTCGAGCCGTATCGCACCAGCGGCCAGCAAGACGCGCTGCGCTGCCTGAAGGAGCAGGGCGGCTTGGACAAATGCGCGCTGGCATTTTATCGCGAAGGCGACATCGGCGACGATCAGGTGTGGGACTGCTGGCGGTTGGAAGGCCCTTCGCTGGTGTGGTATTTCCGCGGTTCGCCGCACGTGCATGTGTGGGTGAATGTGGCCGATGATCCATCGGTCGAGACGAATTCGTAG
- the thiO gene encoding glycine oxidase ThiO has translation MHDCLIIGGGVIGLSLAYELAQGGARVRVVEQIKPGREASWAAAGILPPPSQAADADPLERLEALSCRLHSDWTARLREETGIDTGFRRCGALYLADEALLAELDAMAGRWRRGGVEVEKISPEDAAGFEPALRAAVATGRLRAGLLVPGEVQIRSPWNMHALEAACIARGVEISGDTQVEDFEIAGERIRAVRTPLGSISAESFCVACGAWSGGLLSKLGVHVGIKPIRGQIVLLNTGRPILRRVVYAGPHYLVPREDGRLLVGSTLEDVGFDRSVTSGAVRELLDFAIDWIPELRGAEMERSWAGLRPASASGRPCIGRVPGLKNAFVAAGHYRSGLILAPATAVLMAQLIRGQEPEFDLSPFAIARGEAEGARGE, from the coding sequence ATGCACGACTGCTTGATTATCGGCGGCGGAGTGATTGGGCTCTCGCTGGCATATGAGCTTGCTCAGGGCGGCGCTCGGGTGCGCGTGGTCGAGCAAATTAAGCCGGGGCGCGAGGCATCGTGGGCCGCGGCCGGAATTCTGCCGCCGCCCTCCCAAGCCGCAGACGCCGATCCGCTCGAACGGCTGGAGGCGCTCAGTTGCCGCTTGCATTCCGATTGGACCGCACGGTTGCGCGAAGAAACGGGCATCGACACCGGCTTCCGCCGCTGCGGGGCTCTCTATTTGGCCGACGAAGCGCTGCTTGCTGAACTAGATGCGATGGCCGGCCGATGGCGGCGCGGCGGAGTGGAAGTCGAAAAGATTTCGCCGGAAGACGCCGCCGGGTTCGAACCGGCCTTGCGAGCCGCGGTTGCCACTGGCCGGTTGCGCGCCGGCTTGCTGGTGCCGGGCGAGGTGCAAATCCGCAGTCCTTGGAATATGCACGCGCTCGAAGCCGCTTGCATCGCTCGCGGCGTCGAGATATCCGGCGATACACAGGTCGAGGACTTCGAAATCGCCGGCGAAAGAATTCGAGCCGTTCGCACACCGCTTGGATCGATCAGCGCAGAGAGTTTTTGCGTTGCTTGCGGCGCGTGGAGCGGTGGGCTTTTGAGCAAGCTGGGCGTGCATGTCGGGATCAAGCCGATTCGCGGCCAGATCGTGCTCTTGAACACAGGTCGGCCGATTTTGCGGCGCGTGGTCTACGCCGGCCCACATTATCTGGTGCCGCGCGAAGACGGCCGACTGCTCGTCGGTTCGACGCTGGAAGACGTCGGATTCGATCGGAGCGTGACATCCGGCGCGGTGCGCGAATTGCTGGATTTCGCGATCGATTGGATTCCCGAGCTTCGCGGCGCCGAAATGGAGCGATCGTGGGCGGGCCTGCGGCCCGCAAGCGCCAGCGGGCGACCTTGCATCGGCCGTGTGCCCGGGTTGAAAAATGCCTTCGTCGCGGCCGGCCATTATCGCAGCGGCCTGATCCTCGCTCCCGCCACCGCCGTGCTGATGGCCCAACTGATTCGCGGCCAAGAGCCGGAGTTCGATTTGTCGCCGTTCGCTATCGCAAGGGGCGAGGCGGAAGGGGCGAGGGGCGAGTGA
- a CDS encoding CoA pyrophosphatase codes for MDSRWIDQIRAELRRPLPGIEAQRRMAPMPLSGPYFASPPEGARRAAVMLLLYPADDGWRLPLIVRPKDLSHHGGQIGLPGGLIEAGETTWQAALRELEEEIGVKGEGIGPLGQLSPLYVFVSNNFVTPWVATIARIPTFLMNAAEVAEVIELPMATFLDVSQTGEFSRDRTGNTQRVPYFAFGTHRIWGATAMILAEFAAVLQAVAHTEK; via the coding sequence ATGGATTCGCGGTGGATCGATCAGATTCGGGCCGAATTGCGGCGGCCGTTGCCGGGAATCGAAGCCCAGCGGCGGATGGCGCCCATGCCGCTTAGCGGGCCGTATTTCGCCTCACCGCCGGAAGGAGCGCGGCGAGCGGCCGTGATGCTTCTGCTCTATCCGGCCGACGATGGATGGCGGCTGCCGTTGATCGTGCGACCCAAGGATTTGTCGCACCATGGCGGGCAAATCGGCTTGCCCGGCGGACTCATCGAAGCGGGCGAAACGACGTGGCAGGCCGCCCTGCGTGAGTTGGAAGAGGAGATTGGAGTGAAGGGCGAGGGGATCGGCCCGTTGGGCCAGCTTTCGCCGCTCTACGTGTTCGTCAGCAACAATTTCGTGACGCCTTGGGTCGCGACAATCGCTCGAATCCCCACGTTTCTGATGAACGCTGCGGAAGTTGCCGAGGTGATCGAATTGCCGATGGCGACGTTCTTAGACGTGTCGCAAACAGGCGAGTTCAGCAGAGACCGAACCGGCAATACGCAGCGAGTTCCGTATTTTGCCTTCGGCACGCACCGCATCTGGGGCGCGACCGCAATGATTCTGGCCGAATTCGCCGCGGTGTTGCAAGCCGTCGCACACACCGAAAAATAG
- a CDS encoding DUF6666 family protein, whose protein sequence is MNVQWRKLGSMVLAASATIALGFMASTVRAQTADGGSSSGWHDRSPIDDDADARPIESQPERPVRPMESPRAGSPGYAPSYQQPQAADARSNAAQPPADRGYRQTSNPPRSSQNAQYSNQYRDPNADQRRPVRPANQAQNYPTPQAGSTSGPYYGYPPARARTVAYSRQDIEYADDQPHMAPGTMMPGQPGMSVEMQQPGQPMMDGQSGPLGGPEEGGGGCANGNCASGGCPDGNCDCGCNCWPKNMARAFDEWCHQDAFRDLSVYGGVQGFKGPIDNGINGDFGFHTGFNWGVPLWGCAGIGAQIGAEIDQSDFAPNATPYTEHRQQYFITTGLFYRPTRECGWQGGLVWDYLDDEYYDAITVGQMRGNLSYVVDWSEFGFEFAAEVHSNYHPADDTLYRPVDLYTVYYGRRLRNGGQVKAFAGLADGLGAIVGTNLDIAISDSFSLEGEFAYIIADKVAAGSVPGETANIAFSVVWHPGCHARDTFDSAYRPLFNVADNSSLIVNRRAP, encoded by the coding sequence ATGAACGTCCAATGGCGTAAGCTGGGTAGCATGGTGTTGGCCGCCAGCGCGACGATCGCGCTTGGCTTCATGGCATCGACGGTCCGGGCTCAAACGGCGGATGGCGGCTCGAGCAGCGGTTGGCACGATCGCTCGCCCATCGACGACGATGCCGACGCCCGGCCAATCGAATCGCAGCCCGAGCGCCCCGTTCGCCCAATGGAATCGCCGCGAGCAGGCAGCCCCGGATATGCGCCCAGCTATCAGCAGCCGCAAGCAGCCGACGCGCGCTCGAATGCCGCGCAACCGCCGGCCGACCGCGGCTATCGCCAGACGAGCAATCCTCCGCGTTCCAGCCAGAACGCACAATATTCAAATCAATATCGCGACCCGAATGCCGACCAACGCCGTCCTGTTCGACCGGCGAACCAAGCCCAAAACTACCCGACGCCGCAGGCCGGTTCGACCTCGGGCCCCTACTACGGCTATCCGCCGGCGCGCGCCCGCACGGTCGCCTATAGTCGGCAGGATATCGAGTATGCCGACGACCAGCCTCATATGGCTCCCGGCACGATGATGCCTGGCCAGCCCGGCATGTCGGTCGAGATGCAGCAACCTGGGCAGCCGATGATGGATGGCCAATCGGGTCCGTTGGGCGGGCCGGAAGAAGGTGGTGGCGGTTGTGCCAATGGCAACTGCGCCTCGGGCGGCTGCCCGGATGGAAATTGCGATTGCGGCTGCAACTGCTGGCCGAAGAATATGGCTCGCGCGTTCGACGAGTGGTGCCATCAGGATGCGTTCCGCGATTTGTCGGTCTATGGCGGCGTCCAGGGATTCAAGGGGCCGATCGACAATGGAATAAACGGCGATTTCGGTTTCCATACCGGTTTCAATTGGGGCGTTCCGCTGTGGGGCTGTGCCGGCATCGGAGCTCAAATCGGAGCCGAAATCGACCAGTCCGACTTCGCCCCGAACGCCACGCCCTACACCGAGCATCGCCAGCAATACTTCATCACCACCGGCCTTTTCTACCGGCCGACTCGCGAATGCGGTTGGCAAGGCGGCCTTGTGTGGGACTATCTGGACGACGAGTATTACGACGCTATTACGGTCGGACAGATGCGCGGCAATTTGAGCTATGTGGTCGATTGGAGCGAATTCGGATTCGAGTTCGCCGCCGAAGTGCATAGCAACTATCATCCGGCCGACGACACCCTCTACCGCCCGGTCGATTTGTACACGGTCTATTACGGTCGGCGGCTTCGCAACGGCGGCCAAGTGAAAGCATTTGCCGGCTTGGCGGATGGCTTGGGTGCGATTGTTGGCACCAATCTGGACATCGCGATCAGCGATTCGTTTTCGCTCGAAGGCGAATTCGCCTATATCATTGCCGACAAGGTGGCTGCCGGATCGGTTCCCGGCGAGACGGCCAATATTGCCTTCAGCGTGGTCTGGCATCCGGGCTGCCATGCTCGCGACACGTTCGACAGCGCCTATCGGCCACTGTTCAACGTCGCCGACAACAGCTCGCTCATCGTAAACCGCCGCGCGCCGTAA
- a CDS encoding zinc ribbon domain-containing protein, giving the protein MAAVLEKCPVCGAILDEEDLFCANCGTAAPQNKDQQKPPSAHEVTCNFTCKGCGASMSYDARAGALRCPFCGSTQLEKQPDAKEIAPDGVVPFAIQQADAIAAMRKWLGSSFWRPGDLSEQALVVSMTPVYVPYWVFQAETHTYWTADSSRTPPGARASWFPTAGQHEGRCDGLLVGASSALTAAETSAICPFDLGPALTPDKVDLVNSTFERFTVPRKYARPVANQGFEEIEREACQQDVPGKARNLHVNVRVTNLTSRPLLLPVWIMAYRYQDRVFRFVANGQTGRSTGEAPTSWRKIAAVAIIVAIVVLLLLMLLASAAGNHGRRFGWSEERTWDFVQRAKPQARSQPPFVMGARPRFREPTESAAGSG; this is encoded by the coding sequence ATGGCCGCCGTTCTCGAAAAATGCCCGGTATGCGGCGCGATCCTCGATGAAGAGGATTTGTTTTGCGCCAATTGCGGCACCGCGGCTCCGCAGAACAAGGATCAGCAGAAGCCGCCGTCGGCGCACGAGGTGACCTGCAATTTCACTTGCAAGGGATGCGGCGCGTCGATGAGCTACGACGCGCGGGCCGGGGCGCTGCGCTGCCCATTCTGCGGCTCGACGCAGCTCGAGAAGCAACCCGACGCGAAAGAAATCGCTCCCGATGGCGTCGTCCCCTTCGCCATCCAGCAGGCCGATGCGATCGCGGCAATGCGCAAATGGCTCGGCAGCAGTTTTTGGCGGCCGGGCGATTTATCGGAGCAAGCTTTGGTCGTATCCATGACGCCGGTGTATGTTCCGTATTGGGTTTTCCAAGCCGAAACGCACACGTATTGGACGGCCGACTCGAGTCGCACGCCTCCCGGGGCTCGCGCCTCGTGGTTTCCAACCGCGGGGCAGCACGAAGGCCGATGCGACGGTCTGCTGGTCGGCGCCAGCAGCGCGCTGACTGCGGCGGAAACGTCGGCCATTTGCCCATTCGATCTTGGGCCCGCATTGACGCCCGACAAAGTCGATCTGGTGAATTCCACCTTCGAGCGATTCACGGTTCCACGGAAATACGCCCGGCCCGTCGCGAATCAAGGCTTCGAGGAAATCGAGCGCGAGGCGTGCCAGCAAGATGTTCCCGGAAAAGCGCGCAATCTGCATGTCAATGTTCGCGTCACCAACCTGACAAGTCGCCCGCTGCTGCTGCCGGTTTGGATCATGGCCTATCGATATCAGGACCGCGTTTTTCGATTCGTCGCCAACGGCCAGACCGGCCGATCGACCGGCGAAGCCCCGACTTCGTGGCGAAAGATCGCCGCCGTGGCGATCATTGTCGCGATCGTCGTTCTATTGCTGCTGATGCTTTTGGCCAGCGCGGCGGGAAATCACGGACGACGGTTCGGATGGTCGGAAGAAAGAACGTGGGACTTCGTGCAACGCGCGAAACCGCAAGCGCGCAGCCAACCGCCGTTCGTCATGGGTGCTCGCCCGCGGTTTCGCGAGCCCACCGAGTCGGCGGCAGGTAGTGGCTGA
- a CDS encoding ParB N-terminal domain-containing protein — protein MKIRDRIKELRRVPAAQLRPNALNWRTHNDAQRDALQSVLAQVGYAGALLARELPDGSLELIDGHLRAETTPDMDVPILVLDVDEAEAKLILATHDPLAGMAGIAADALESLLAEVDCDNPALQAMWAGLSNAEELVPGEEPSEPPKEAKIGALFQVVVECANEAEQQALYERLMADGLKCRVLTL, from the coding sequence ATGAAAATTCGCGATCGAATCAAGGAACTGCGGCGGGTGCCGGCGGCCCAGTTGCGCCCAAACGCGCTCAATTGGCGAACGCACAACGACGCGCAGCGCGACGCGCTGCAAAGTGTCTTGGCACAAGTCGGTTATGCCGGAGCACTGTTGGCCCGCGAGCTGCCCGACGGTTCGCTCGAATTGATCGATGGCCATCTCCGCGCCGAAACCACCCCGGATATGGACGTTCCCATTTTGGTGCTCGACGTGGATGAAGCAGAGGCCAAGCTGATTCTGGCAACCCACGATCCGCTGGCCGGCATGGCTGGAATTGCCGCCGACGCGCTCGAATCGCTGCTCGCCGAGGTGGATTGCGACAATCCAGCCTTGCAGGCAATGTGGGCCGGCTTGAGCAATGCCGAGGAACTCGTGCCCGGCGAAGAGCCTAGCGAGCCGCCGAAGGAAGCCAAAATTGGCGCACTGTTCCAAGTCGTCGTCGAATGCGCGAATGAAGCAGAGCAGCAAGCGTTGTATGAACGCCTGATGGCCGACGGCCTCAAATGCCGCGTGTTGACGTTATAG